Part of the Methanolobus chelungpuianus genome is shown below.
CATTTCAGTCTTCCGGCCCTGTATCTTGCGACATCCTCGGGTGTTGCGAATCTGACCCCGTCACTGTCGGATATGATATTGTGTTCGAACTTCTTCTTGCGTGGCACTCTTATCCCCGGAAAAAGTGATCTCAAATGATTTAAAGCCATCTCTGTGAGAGTAGGATAAGCTTCGGTAAATACACCACTATTATTCAATATTTTTATATAATATCGCATGTATATTGAAGTATCTATAGATACTTCCAACAAACTGTCTTATAATGTGAAACCATGTCCGGCCTGAGCGACACCATAAAAAAAGTAACCGGCCTCTTGGGAAAAAAGGATGCAGGTAAAGGTGGCAGCTCGCCCTTTGGTTCCGGCGACCTTCCTTTCTCTCCCGGTATCCCTGACCTGAACGCCCTGCCGGATCTGACTGCCGGTTTCCCTGGTTCGAAATTCCCATCTCCAGGAATGGGCCCGGCTCCTGGTATGCCTCCATCTCCTCCTGGCATGGGTGGCCCAGGAGGGTTCCCTGGCGCCTCCCAGCCAGTCAATAACGAGCAGAAGGAAGCGATAGAATCAAATGCCAAAAGGATCAAGGAAGTTGAATCGAAGCTCTCCAAGGCCGATGTGACCCTGAACATGGTACAGCGTGATAACGAGGAGATCAGGAAGACCGTTGACAAGATAGACCAGAGCGTGCTCGAACTGCTATCTCTCTATGAGATCGTATCCAATCAGGTCAATCCCTTCGTAGGTGATGATGTTGGTTCCCGTGCCACGATAGAGAGATTCGAGAAGACCGAGAAGAGGATAACAGAACTTGCGGACCTGCTTGTCATATTCAAGAATGACATGGATACCGTGGCCCATAAGCTCAACATGCCCGGCATCCCTAAGGAGATCGGCGCAAAGATGCAGGATATCGAGTCCAAGCTTAATGCATTTGCTGATGCGATGTCCATGCTGCATGAAAGTATAGAACAGTTGAATGCCAGGACAGAGGAACTTACAGGCAAGACCGGGGCGATCGACCAGAATATCCTCGAACTGGCAGAATCCACAAGCAACATCTCAGCCAGGGTTGATGAGCTGGAGCGGAAAAGTGCCCTTCAGTCCATTAATCATGCAAAGGATGAGCTGGAGGATGCTTCCGACGAGGGATCAGATGGTCAGGATAAGGATAGTTCCAGGAAGAACACTAAAAAAGGACTTCCACTGGTGCGCCTGGAGAACCTGAGGACCGATCCTACCAGTGTGGTGGTCCTGCTCAACTGGATAGAGTTCCTGATGGAGCGTGTGGGAAGGAACAATCTAATGGACGCGCTTGATTATTACGTGGACATAGGCTGGATCAGTGAGGATGTCCGTTCAGAGGTAATGGCATACGCCCGCGGCATCGACTACTATGTGGAGAAGCCTACATGGCGCTTGCTGCCTGAAGACCACACCAAGTCACTTCTTTTCATAGAAAGGCTCTGCGGACGCAAGATAGACCGCAATATGCTCAGTTCCATTGACCGTGAGATGTCAAAAGTAAAGCACGGCCTGGAGGAACTCTATGGGATTTGAGGTCGCAGTGGTCACGGCCATATTCTTCATTTCGGCTCTGGTTGTAGGCACCTTCTCTTATACCGCTCTAAGTACATCATCGGATCTTGTAAATGATGCAGCGGCAGAGCAGTATCAACTGCAAACGAGTCGCATGCATACATCGGTGAATATCGATTATTCAGTCCCGGCTGCTTCAGGTAGTATTTATGAGCTGACCGTGACGCTCACAAATACAGGCAGTGAGACACTCAGGTTCGATGAGCTGAATATCCTCATAGACGGGCATCTGGAGCCCTATACTTTTAACGGGACTGCTGCTGTCTGGGTGCCCGCTGAGACACGCAGTCTTACAGTGGCAGGTCTCACAGGTGCCGGGCAGCACCGTGTCAAGGTCGTGACCGGGAATGGTGTCCCGGCTTATGACACTTACCAGGTGTGACCGGAAGCAGTGTCAGACTTATATAGTATTGTCAATATATTATCCTTCAAATTATATTGTCATAACACGACCAGACGGTACGAAAGCATGAAGAGCCGACATATTTCCCGGAATGATTCCTTTTGCAGGTGCCAGAGAGCAGAAACTGCTATCACGCACATGATCTTTTTCATCGCTGCCATGATCCTGGCAATGGGGGTCATCACTGTCCTTTCTGCTGACGTGCAGTCTATCGTCTCCTCCTCCTCTGCAAACAGCAAACTGGTAGCACAGCAGATGAGGACCGATATAACTATCGTTAACGACCCTCTCATGGTCCCTTACGACAGCTCCGGCAATACGTACACCTTCTATGCCAAGAACACAGGCAGGACCGAGCTGACGCCTGATTTTATAACAGTACTTGTAGACGGTATTCTTGTGGAGCCGGATAACATGGAAGTTGAGATACTTGATGGCGACGTTGTATGGAGGCCCGGGGATATCCTGGTGCTGCATGTGATTCCCAGCCCCAGCCCCCTCGGTTCCGGGGACCATCGCATCCTTGTAGCCGCAGAGAACGGGAAGTCAGGCAGCATGAGCTTTAGAACTTAGCGGAGTAAAAAATGGTAAAGATATGTTCGTTCGAGATTCCCCGGGATGAGCTCAATGCAAAGCTGGGCGGAGGTTTTCCTGCAGGATCGCTTGTGGTCATAGAAGGCGGGAGCGGCGGCGGTAAGAGTTCCATCTCCCAGCGCCTTTCCTTCGGGCTGAATGAGAATAAGGTCAGTGTGACTCTCATTTCCACCCAGATGACAACAAAGGGTTTCATCAACCAGATGTATTCAATGGACTACCCCATCGCTCCTTACCTGCTGAACGGCTCTCTTCTTTATATCCCTGTGATCCCGCTGGTCCAGGCTGCAAAGTCCCGTTTCGATTTCCTTGAGAGGCTTATGGCTGCGGAGGAACTGTTCGAGAAGGATGTTGTCATAATCGACACCATTTCCTCACTGATCAAATACAGCGCGAACACTGAAAAGAGCCTCGATCTCATATCGTTCTTCAAGAAGCTCAATGGAATGGGAAAGGTGATCATCCTCACAATAGAGCCCAACCAGCTGGATGAAGATATTGCTTCCATGTTCAGGTCATCATGTGATATTTACATCACCCTGAAATCGAGGCCTCTCGGAAGTGAGGTAAAACGCACGATCGTTGTGAACAAGTTCACAGGGGCAAAAGGCCCTGTGGGGCAGATGATCGGTTTCAGGATAGAACCGAGGGTAGGCCTTGTAGTGGAGATAGCATCTGTTTCATGAGAACAGGGAGATGTGACTGAATGGACCTGGAATTCGAGAAAGCCATACAAAGGAATCCGCATCTGGGTGAATACGTGCGCAAGTTCATGCGGGATAACGGTGCGGACGAGCCTACTTTCATGATCAAGCTTTCCAAGGACATCAGTAAGGATAATGTAAATATCATCCTTCCTGTTGGTGATCCTGTCTTTATTCACCTGTATGGCACCCCGGAGCTGGGAGAGGTACGCTACTACAGCATAGAGCCATTGCTGAGTGACCTGGAGAAACAGAAGTATGATTCCGTGCTGAGCATCATCCTTGAAAAATCCGCAAGCGAGGCTGTCCCCAACTCAGAGGCCGAACTGAAAGAGCTTATAATCAAGCTTCTTAACGAGTCTGTAGACATTGGTGCCGGAGGGAGTCTCGAAGCTGATGTCAGTGAAAACAAGTTCGATATATTGCACAAATTGATGCCCGTGCAGAGAAAAGTTCCTGTGACCCAGGGAGAGTACAACAAACTGCTTTACCATATAGAGAGGAACATCATCGGTTCCGGTCCCATAGAACCTATCATCAGGGATCCCTATCTTGAAGATATCAGCAGTATCGGTGTTGATAATGTATTCATCGTCCACAAGATATTCGACACCATGAAGACAGACCTGACCTTCGGGGACGAGAAAGGCCTTGACAGCTGGCTCAGGAGCATGAGCGAACGTATAGGCCGTCCTGTGAGCGATGCCCGCCCCATTGCCGATGGTGCACTGCCGGACGGCTCACGCATCAACATCATCTACAGTATGGATATCAGCAGGCGCGGCAGCAGTTTCACCATGCGTAAGTTCAGTGAGGTCCCTGTCAGCATCATCCAGCTGATAAGCTGGGGTGCGGTGAACGCCGAGATGGCTGCCTACATGTGGATGTGTCTTGAGAACGGTATGAGTGTCTTCTTCAGTGGTGAGACTGCCAGCGGGAAGACAACAATGCTGAATGCCTGTCTTGCATTCGTCAATCCCAAGGCAAAGGTTTTCAGTGCGGAAGATACGGCTGAGGTCCAGCCTCCTCAGCCTGTGTGGCAGCAGCTGATCACCCGTGAGGAAGGGCCAGTTGACTCCCGTGTGGACACCTTTGCCCTGCTCAAGGCTGCGCTGCGTTCCAGGCCAAACTATATCATTGTGGGTGAGATCCGTGGAGCCGAAGGCAACGTGGCTTTCCAGGGCATGCAGACCGGGCATCCGGTCATGGCCACTTTCCACGCATCGGCTGTCAGTAAGATGATACAGCGACTCACTGCCGATCCTATCAATGTGCCTGTTACCTTCATCGACAACCTTAACGTGGCAATGATACTGTCCGCAGTTTACCGTAAGGGGAAATTCCTCCGCCGCTGCCTTGCCATCGAGGAAATCGAGGGCTACTATGAGGAAGTAGGAGGCGTGGTCACAAGGGCAGTCTTCCAGTGGGACCCCGAAAGTGACAAGCACAGCTTCAGGGGCCTGAACAACAGTTACATCCTCGAGAACAAGATAGCCACTAAGCTGGGTTATGAGGATAAGAGGCAGATATACCAGGATCTCTTCCTCCGGGCCAAGATACTGGAAGAAATGCGGTCAAGGGGTATAGAGGATTACTACGATGTACTGGAAATAATTGTTAATTTCTACAAGCACGGTGTTGACGGCCTGCCATTTGTCGTGTAGGTGAGCTCATGGGTAACAGTTATGAGAAGGCATTCAAGAACCTCGGCATGGATCCCAGGGACTATGCCCGGAAATTCGCTTTACCCATCATTGTTTTCGGCATTGTGTTCGCAGTGCTCATGCAGATCCTGCTGCCGACACTTTTTGTAGGCCCGGCAAGCTACATAC
Proteins encoded:
- a CDS encoding FlaD/FlaE family flagellar protein, with product MSGLSDTIKKVTGLLGKKDAGKGGSSPFGSGDLPFSPGIPDLNALPDLTAGFPGSKFPSPGMGPAPGMPPSPPGMGGPGGFPGASQPVNNEQKEAIESNAKRIKEVESKLSKADVTLNMVQRDNEEIRKTVDKIDQSVLELLSLYEIVSNQVNPFVGDDVGSRATIERFEKTEKRITELADLLVIFKNDMDTVAHKLNMPGIPKEIGAKMQDIESKLNAFADAMSMLHESIEQLNARTEELTGKTGAIDQNILELAESTSNISARVDELERKSALQSINHAKDELEDASDEGSDGQDKDSSRKNTKKGLPLVRLENLRTDPTSVVVLLNWIEFLMERVGRNNLMDALDYYVDIGWISEDVRSEVMAYARGIDYYVEKPTWRLLPEDHTKSLLFIERLCGRKIDRNMLSSIDREMSKVKHGLEELYGI
- a CDS encoding flagellin; protein product: MKSRHISRNDSFCRCQRAETAITHMIFFIAAMILAMGVITVLSADVQSIVSSSSANSKLVAQQMRTDITIVNDPLMVPYDSSGNTYTFYAKNTGRTELTPDFITVLVDGILVEPDNMEVEILDGDVVWRPGDILVLHVIPSPSPLGSGDHRILVAAENGKSGSMSFRT
- a CDS encoding ATPase domain-containing protein translates to MVKICSFEIPRDELNAKLGGGFPAGSLVVIEGGSGGGKSSISQRLSFGLNENKVSVTLISTQMTTKGFINQMYSMDYPIAPYLLNGSLLYIPVIPLVQAAKSRFDFLERLMAAEELFEKDVVIIDTISSLIKYSANTEKSLDLISFFKKLNGMGKVIILTIEPNQLDEDIASMFRSSCDIYITLKSRPLGSEVKRTIVVNKFTGAKGPVGQMIGFRIEPRVGLVVEIASVS
- a CDS encoding type II/IV secretion system ATPase subunit — its product is MDLEFEKAIQRNPHLGEYVRKFMRDNGADEPTFMIKLSKDISKDNVNIILPVGDPVFIHLYGTPELGEVRYYSIEPLLSDLEKQKYDSVLSIILEKSASEAVPNSEAELKELIIKLLNESVDIGAGGSLEADVSENKFDILHKLMPVQRKVPVTQGEYNKLLYHIERNIIGSGPIEPIIRDPYLEDISSIGVDNVFIVHKIFDTMKTDLTFGDEKGLDSWLRSMSERIGRPVSDARPIADGALPDGSRINIIYSMDISRRGSSFTMRKFSEVPVSIIQLISWGAVNAEMAAYMWMCLENGMSVFFSGETASGKTTMLNACLAFVNPKAKVFSAEDTAEVQPPQPVWQQLITREEGPVDSRVDTFALLKAALRSRPNYIIVGEIRGAEGNVAFQGMQTGHPVMATFHASAVSKMIQRLTADPINVPVTFIDNLNVAMILSAVYRKGKFLRRCLAIEEIEGYYEEVGGVVTRAVFQWDPESDKHSFRGLNNSYILENKIATKLGYEDKRQIYQDLFLRAKILEEMRSRGIEDYYDVLEIIVNFYKHGVDGLPFVV